One stretch of Sylvia atricapilla isolate bSylAtr1 chromosome 4, bSylAtr1.pri, whole genome shotgun sequence DNA includes these proteins:
- the QRFPR gene encoding pyroglutamylated RF-amide peptide receptor isoform X1 — translation MRSLNITPEQFAQLLRDNNVTREQFIALYGLQPLVYIPELPRRTKVAFVLICVLIFALALFGNCLVLYVVTRSKAMRTVTNIFICSLALSDLLIAFFCVPFTMLQNISSDWLGGAFACKMVPFVQSTAIVTEILTMACIAVERHQGIVHPLKMKWQYTNKRAFTMLGIVWLLALIVGSPMWYVQRLEVKYDFLYEKVHVCCLEEWASPIYQKIYTTFILVILFLLPLMLMLFLYTKIGYELWIKKRVGDASVLQTIHGSEMSKISRKKKRAIVMMVTVVFLFAVCWAPFHVIHMMMEYSNFEEEYDDVTIKMIFAIVQIIGFFNSICNPIVYAFMNENFKKNFLFALCFCIVKESTSPSRQLGNSGMTMRRQKPSASRRDPMDSDGGRREAFSDGNIEVKFCDQPASKRNLKRHLVLFSSELTVHSAVGNGQ, via the exons ATGCGGTCCCTGAACATCACCCCGGAGCAGTTCGCGCAGCTCCTGCGGGACAACAACGTGACGCGGGAGCAGTTCATTGCTCTCTACGGGCTGCAGCCGCTGGTGTACATCCCGGAGCTGCCGAGGCGCACCAAGGTGGCGTTCGTCCTCATCTGCGTTCTCATCTTCGCCCTGGCGCTCTTCGGCAACTGCCTGGTGCTCTACGTGGTGACCCGCAGCAAAGCCATGAGGACCGTCACCAACATCTTCATCTGCTCCCTGGCGCTCAGCGACCTCCTCATTGCCTTCTTCTGCGTGCCCTTTACCATGCTGCAGAACATCTCCTCCGACTGGCTGGGCG GTGCCTTCGCTTGCAAGATGGTGCCATTTGTTCAGTCCACTGCTATTGTAACTGAGATTCTTACAATGGCCTGCATTGCTGTGGAAAGACACCAGGGAATTGTGCATCCACTAAAAATGAAGTGGCAGTACACCAATAAAAGAGCTTTCACGATGCTTG GCATAGTCTGGTTGCTGGCTCTTATTGTTGGGTCACCCATGTGGTACGTGCAACGGCTTGAG GTTAAATATGATTTTCTATATGAAAAAGTGCATGTTTGTTGCTTGGAAGAATGGGCCAGTCCCATTTATCAGAAGATCTATACAACCTTTATTCTAGTTATACTCTTCCTTCTTCCACTGATGCTGATGCTTTTTTTGTACACTAAAATTGGCTATGAACTCTGGATTAAGAAACGGGTGGGAGACGCTTCAGTTCTTCAAACCATTCATGGGAGTGAAATGTCTAAAATATCAAG GAAGAAGAAGCGAGCAATTGTTATGATGGTGACAGTGGTCTTTCTCTTTGCAGTCTGTTGGGCCCCTTTCCACGTGATTCACATGATGATGGAATACA gTAATTTTGAGGAGGAGTATGATGATGTGACAATCAAAATGATCTTTGCAATTGTCCAGATCATAGGATTCTTCAATTCTATTTGCAACCCTATTGTGTATGCTTTCATGAATGAGAACTTCaagaaaaattttctgtttgccCTCTGCTTCTGCATTGTGAAAGAGAGCACATCCCCAAGCAGACAGCTTGGGAACTCAGGAATGACCATGAGGAGGCAAAAGCCAAGTGCATCTCGGAGAGATCCCATGGATTCGgatggaggcaggagggaggcatTCAGTGATGGCAACATTGAGGTCAAGTTCTGTGATCAGCCAGCTTCcaaaaggaatttgaaaagGCACCTGGTCCTGTTCAGCTCTGAGCTTACTGTGCACTCTGCAGTGGGAAACGGACAGTAG
- the QRFPR gene encoding pyroglutamylated RF-amide peptide receptor isoform X2 has protein sequence MRSLNITPEQFAQLLRDNNVTREQFIALYGLQPLVYIPELPRRTKVAFVLICVLIFALALFGNCLVLYVVTRSKAMRTVTNIFICSLALSDLLIAFFCVPFTMLQNISSDWLGGAFACKMVPFVQSTAIVTEILTMACIAVERHQGIVHPLKMKWQYTNKRAFTMLGIVWLLALIVGSPMWYVQRLEVKYDFLYEKVHVCCLEEWASPIYQKIYTTFILVILFLLPLMLMLFLYTKIGYELWIKKRVGDASVLQTIHGSEMSKISSLLGPFPRDSHDDGIQ, from the exons ATGCGGTCCCTGAACATCACCCCGGAGCAGTTCGCGCAGCTCCTGCGGGACAACAACGTGACGCGGGAGCAGTTCATTGCTCTCTACGGGCTGCAGCCGCTGGTGTACATCCCGGAGCTGCCGAGGCGCACCAAGGTGGCGTTCGTCCTCATCTGCGTTCTCATCTTCGCCCTGGCGCTCTTCGGCAACTGCCTGGTGCTCTACGTGGTGACCCGCAGCAAAGCCATGAGGACCGTCACCAACATCTTCATCTGCTCCCTGGCGCTCAGCGACCTCCTCATTGCCTTCTTCTGCGTGCCCTTTACCATGCTGCAGAACATCTCCTCCGACTGGCTGGGCG GTGCCTTCGCTTGCAAGATGGTGCCATTTGTTCAGTCCACTGCTATTGTAACTGAGATTCTTACAATGGCCTGCATTGCTGTGGAAAGACACCAGGGAATTGTGCATCCACTAAAAATGAAGTGGCAGTACACCAATAAAAGAGCTTTCACGATGCTTG GCATAGTCTGGTTGCTGGCTCTTATTGTTGGGTCACCCATGTGGTACGTGCAACGGCTTGAG GTTAAATATGATTTTCTATATGAAAAAGTGCATGTTTGTTGCTTGGAAGAATGGGCCAGTCCCATTTATCAGAAGATCTATACAACCTTTATTCTAGTTATACTCTTCCTTCTTCCACTGATGCTGATGCTTTTTTTGTACACTAAAATTGGCTATGAACTCTGGATTAAGAAACGGGTGGGAGACGCTTCAGTTCTTCAAACCATTCATGGGAGTGAAATGTCTAAAATATCAAG TCTGTTGGGCCCCTTTCCACGTGATTCACATGATGATGGAATACA gTAA